In Oscillatoria acuminata PCC 6304, a single window of DNA contains:
- a CDS encoding DMT family transporter codes for MRLSYIQSGLWWLMLAAVQLALFPLFVEMMFQEQFIFGTIEWGGLLPQTPGNWQLIFWIQALVSVAGIPMLGKFYYPQMGEDLKKIFRGENTKGLKIAILSGFSLFVAWEAIAIGCWQIPPGVVVGFFLIYPILTTLGAWKFWGYRPHQTRITAMTIVTIGSLFALKVPAMFAATPIQGFLGILAAIVGGIAFASYLLLTYRGTRSLHPLPFSAIALATLLGFASLSLILPLPGTVISMPLSELPRLIVGSLILGSLTLVGYSFTAYGILLAGVTRGAIAIASVPALFVLFGSILIQDLLDLKQIFALVIVILGLLVLITEPMVRQDWYD; via the coding sequence ATGCGATTATCTTATATTCAGTCGGGTTTATGGTGGCTGATGCTGGCTGCGGTGCAGTTAGCTTTGTTTCCTCTTTTCGTCGAGATGATGTTCCAGGAACAATTCATTTTCGGGACGATTGAATGGGGTGGATTGCTTCCCCAGACACCGGGGAATTGGCAGTTAATTTTCTGGATACAGGCCCTGGTTTCCGTGGCGGGTATTCCGATGCTGGGAAAATTTTATTATCCCCAAATGGGAGAAGACCTCAAGAAGATATTTAGGGGGGAAAATACCAAGGGTTTAAAGATTGCCATCTTGAGTGGATTCTCCCTGTTTGTGGCGTGGGAGGCGATCGCCATTGGCTGTTGGCAAATTCCCCCTGGGGTCGTGGTGGGATTTTTCCTGATTTATCCGATCTTAACCACCCTCGGGGCCTGGAAATTTTGGGGATATCGTCCCCATCAAACCCGGATTACGGCAATGACAATTGTTACCATTGGCAGTTTATTCGCCTTAAAAGTTCCGGCTATGTTTGCCGCAACTCCAATCCAAGGGTTTTTGGGAATTCTGGCGGCAATTGTGGGGGGGATTGCCTTTGCTAGTTATTTGCTATTGACCTATCGAGGGACGCGATCGCTTCATCCACTCCCTTTTAGCGCGATCGCCTTGGCAACCCTATTGGGATTCGCGTCCCTGAGTTTAATCCTCCCGTTACCGGGGACGGTGATCTCGATGCCACTGTCGGAGTTACCCCGTCTGATAGTGGGGAGTCTGATTTTAGGGAGTTTAACCTTGGTGGGTTATTCGTTCACCGCTTATGGGATTTTACTCGCTGGGGTGACTCGGGGGGCGATTGCGATCGCCAGTGTTCCGGCGTTGTTTGTTCTATTTGGATCAATCCTGATTCAGGATTTATTGGATCTCAAACAAATCTTTGCTTTAGTAATTGTCATTTTAGGGTTATTAGTCTTAATTACTGAACCAATGGTGCGGCAAGATTGGTATGATTAA
- a CDS encoding pentapeptide repeat-containing protein, with the protein MLKPITVATAVGLIQLGIFPHLALSANPEHLLQLQTGNECRNCDLSGADLTGLDLRGADLIGANLRKAILSHANLMSANLTAADLQNAILIETNLFSSNLSYANLSGANLQGAILVSANINDTDFTGAVLQGSSGIEVGSQDLEINSSGD; encoded by the coding sequence ATGTTAAAACCAATCACAGTAGCAACAGCAGTCGGATTGATTCAACTGGGGATATTCCCCCATCTAGCCTTGAGTGCGAACCCCGAGCACCTCTTGCAGCTACAAACCGGGAATGAATGTCGAAACTGTGACCTCAGTGGGGCAGATCTCACCGGGTTAGATTTACGGGGGGCAGATTTAATTGGTGCTAATTTGCGAAAGGCCATTCTTAGCCACGCTAATCTAATGAGTGCCAATTTAACCGCCGCTGACCTGCAAAATGCCATTTTAATTGAGACGAATTTGTTTAGTAGCAACCTCAGTTATGCCAATCTTAGTGGTGCAAATTTGCAAGGTGCCATTTTAGTCAGTGCTAATATTAATGACACCGACTTTACAGGTGCGGTTCTTCAAGGCAGTAGTGGCATAGAAGTCGGGAGTCAGGATTTAGAAATAAATTCGTCAGGGGACTAG
- a CDS encoding DUF4278 domain-containing protein: MKLSYRGSTYDYTPADVDVTEGELAGKYRGLDWKFCNQKKAPVQQATVELKYRGVALTTGEPQSANTSTPEQARRLMMDRQVKGEKRQRSMLSRLTAELKSIPVLAH, translated from the coding sequence ATGAAACTTTCATATCGTGGCAGCACTTACGACTATACTCCCGCAGACGTTGATGTTACCGAAGGCGAACTGGCTGGTAAATATCGCGGGTTAGATTGGAAATTTTGCAATCAGAAGAAAGCCCCGGTTCAACAAGCAACCGTGGAACTGAAGTATCGGGGAGTGGCGTTGACCACTGGTGAACCGCAGTCCGCAAACACCTCGACACCGGAACAAGCCCGTCGTCTGATGATGGATCGGCAAGTTAAAGGTGAAAAACGCCAACGTTCGATGTTGAGCCGTTTGACCGCTGAACTCAAGAGCATCCCTGTTCTGGCCCATTAA
- a CDS encoding tetratricopeptide repeat protein — protein MTQFDELQPPEGLTPPPSPPESSPPARPIAPVWSWVNHLLGAGSDYERGNRLYEQKNYAGAVAFYDKAIQKKPTMHRALLKRGTALMNLHRYEEAIAGYDGAIQVNPDDYWGWTFRGRCLFHLNRYQEALASFDQSIQINSNQYEAWYFRGRSLLELQQSKAAVTAFNKVVKLKPKLSSGWYYRGLTFLSLDRPDLALTSLEQAVALDPQNPAAWFNQGVALDRQQRYAEAVAAYDRTLQLVPENAASWFNRGVTLEKLQRYTDAVASFDRVIQFAPSNPLVWFYKGRALKHQWVEAAIGCFDKAIELHPNWPEAWMNRGIALSDAGQYEVALSSFDQATKINPNLSTAWLGRGMALYGLGRYKDAIQALSNAIQIQPNFPEAWYHRGLALEQLQRYEEALTAYEKVVQVTQEPMFRYRSWVKRSEVLEKLERYPEALDAFAKVLEVKPNDAQAWMKRGDLLSLAQRYIDAIVAYDQAIAIWPNHYDPWMKRGRVLSKIGQYPQAIAAYDTVIQMKPTHSPAWLRRGECLEKLHRYPEAARSYGVALEVDPTCTDAIDKRNRLQEKLAQDPVFPNETDLS, from the coding sequence ATGACCCAATTTGACGAATTGCAGCCCCCCGAAGGGTTAACTCCACCCCCCTCGCCCCCGGAAAGTTCACCTCCGGCGAGACCGATTGCGCCGGTGTGGTCCTGGGTCAACCACTTGCTGGGGGCCGGTTCTGACTATGAAAGAGGGAACCGACTGTATGAACAAAAAAATTATGCCGGGGCTGTCGCCTTTTATGACAAAGCGATTCAAAAAAAGCCCACGATGCATCGGGCTTTGCTGAAACGCGGCACGGCCCTGATGAATTTACATCGCTATGAAGAGGCGATCGCCGGTTATGATGGGGCGATTCAAGTCAACCCCGATGACTATTGGGGCTGGACCTTCAGAGGTCGGTGTTTGTTTCACTTAAACCGATATCAGGAAGCCTTGGCCTCCTTTGATCAAAGCATTCAAATTAATAGCAACCAATATGAAGCCTGGTATTTCCGAGGGCGATCGCTCTTAGAACTCCAACAATCTAAAGCCGCCGTTACTGCCTTTAATAAAGTCGTCAAACTCAAACCCAAACTCTCTAGCGGATGGTATTACCGAGGTCTCACCTTCCTCTCCCTCGATCGCCCGGACCTGGCCCTAACCTCCTTGGAACAAGCCGTCGCCCTGGACCCCCAAAACCCCGCCGCTTGGTTCAATCAAGGAGTTGCTCTCGATCGCCAGCAACGCTACGCTGAAGCTGTCGCCGCTTACGATCGCACCCTGCAACTGGTCCCGGAGAATGCCGCATCCTGGTTTAATCGCGGAGTCACCTTGGAAAAGTTGCAACGCTATACCGATGCTGTCGCCTCCTTTGATCGGGTGATTCAATTCGCCCCTAGCAATCCCTTAGTTTGGTTTTATAAAGGCCGCGCCCTCAAACATCAATGGGTAGAAGCGGCGATCGGCTGTTTTGATAAAGCCATTGAATTACATCCCAATTGGCCCGAAGCCTGGATGAATCGCGGCATCGCCCTCTCCGATGCCGGTCAGTATGAAGTCGCCTTAAGCTCCTTTGACCAAGCCACTAAAATTAATCCCAATTTATCCACCGCTTGGTTGGGACGCGGCATGGCTTTGTATGGACTAGGACGCTATAAAGATGCCATTCAAGCCCTGAGCAATGCGATTCAAATTCAGCCCAATTTTCCCGAAGCCTGGTATCACCGAGGACTGGCTTTAGAGCAACTTCAACGATACGAAGAAGCCCTGACTGCTTATGAAAAAGTGGTCCAAGTGACCCAAGAACCGATGTTTCGGTATCGGTCCTGGGTGAAGCGGTCCGAAGTGTTGGAAAAACTCGAACGCTATCCGGAAGCTCTCGATGCTTTTGCGAAAGTGCTCGAAGTTAAACCCAACGATGCTCAAGCCTGGATGAAACGAGGGGATTTACTCTCGTTAGCTCAACGATATATTGATGCAATTGTGGCTTATGACCAGGCGATCGCCATCTGGCCTAACCATTATGACCCCTGGATGAAACGAGGGCGGGTTTTGAGTAAAATTGGTCAATATCCCCAGGCGATCGCGGCTTATGATACGGTGATCCAAATGAAACCGACCCATTCTCCGGCTTGGTTGCGGCGCGGAGAATGCTTGGAGAAATTGCACCGCTATCCCGAAGCGGCGCGATCCTACGGAGTGGCCCTAGAAGTTGACCCCACCTGTACCGATGCGATCGACAAACGGAACCGCCTCCAGGAAAAACTGGCACAAGATCCGGTTTTTCCCAATGAAACTGATTTAAGTTAG